TTACACAGAAATTTAAGGAGCCAATTCATGTTCCAGACCCCGCAAGAAGTATTGAACTATATCAGAGAGCAACAAATTAAAATTATCGACCTCAAATTTATCGATACGCCCGGTATTTGGCAACACTGCTCTTTTTATGAGAACCAAATCGATGAAAGCTCCTTCGTAGATGGCGTTCCCTTCGATGGCTCCAGTATTCGGGGTTGGAAAGCAATCAACGAATCAGACATGGCAATGGTACCCGATCCCACCACAGCATGGATCGACCCCTTCATGAAAGAAAAAACCTTGAGCTTGATTTGCAGCATCAAGGAACCTCGTACCGGTGAATGGTACAGCAGAGACCCCCGCACCATTGCTCAAAAAGCAGTAGATTACCTAATTTCCACCGGTCTTGGCGATGTAGCCTTTGTTGGCCCAGAAGCAGAATTTTTCGTATTCGATGACGTTCGCTTCGACCAAACCGAAAACAAAGGATACTACTACGTAGACTCCGTAGAAGGACGTTGGAACTCCGGTAAAGAAGAAGGGCCAAACTTAGCTTACAAACCTCGCTACAAAGAAGGTTACTTCCCCGTCGCCCCCACCGACACCCTGCAAGATATGCGGACAGAAATGTTGCTGACAATGGCAGAGTGCGGCGTACCGATCGAAAAACACCACCACGAAGTAGCCACCGGCGGACAAAACGAACTGGGATTCCGTTTCGCACCCCTAGTCAAAGCCGCTGACTACTTGATGACCTACAAATACGTCATCAAAAACGTTGCCAAGAAATACGGCAAAACCGTTACCTTCATGCCTAAGCCATTGTTTAACGACAACGGTTCCGGTATGCACACCCACCAATCCATTTGGAAAGACGGACAACCATTATTCTGGGGTGAAGGCAACTATGCCAACCTGAGCAAAATGGCGTTGCACTACATCGGCGGTTTGCTCAAACACGCACCCGCTTTGTTAGCACTCACCAACCCCACCACCAACTCCTACAAGCGCTTGGTGCCTGGATTTGAAGCTCCCGTGAACTTGGCTTACTCTCAAGGTAACCGTTCTGCTTCCATTCGGATTCCTCTTTCTGGTAGCAATCCTAAGGCGAAGCGTTTAGAATTCCGCTGTCCCGATGCTACCTGCAACCCCTACGTTGCTTTTGCAGCAATGTTGTGCGCTGGTATCGACGGCATCAAGAACGAAATCGACCCAGGCGAACCCCTCGACGTAGATATCTACGACCTCAGCCCTGAAGAATTGGCGAAGGTTCCTTCTACCCCGGGTTCTCTGCTAGATGCTCTCAAAGCATTGGAAGAAGACCACGAATTCTTACTAGCTGGTGGCGTATTCACCGAAGACTTCATCAACACTTGGATCGAATACAAACTCGACAATGAAGTTAACCCGATGCGCTTGCGTCCCCATCCTTACGAATTTGCTCTCTACTACGATTGTTAAGAATTAAGCAGCAAAAGTTAGGCGTTAGTAGTAGGTAATCAACGATTTTTTCCTCTACTATTCTCCTTCCTTCCTCTTAAACCTTATGCCTGTCCAGCCACCTCTAGGGGTGGCTTTTTTGCTCTTTTGTAAATAAATATTGCGCTAGCATGAGAAATGTTAATTACAAAACGCAATAATTATCATGACTGTTGTATACCCTCGTAAACTGCAAAATAACATTGGCGCACGGCAAATAATGAAGCAAGTAGTGCGCGAAAGAGAAATTCATTTAGTAACCCTCAACCGTTACCGCTACAGCGAACAACGCAGTTGTAAAGATTTGACTGAAATAATTGAAGTGTTGGATGGCAAACCACCTGAGTTAGTAAGGGATTTATCTCGTCACGTTTCTGATGAAGCTCGTCACGCGATGTGGTTGACGGATTTGTTGGTAGATTTGGGTGCTGAAGTGGGAACGCCCCCCGGTACTTCTTATATTAATGAGTTCGATCGCTTAGTCGATCGCGAATCCTACAACCCCCAAGGCAGCCTCGACGATAATCTAATCGGTATTTTGGCTGCAATTAACGTCACCGAAAAGCGCGGTTGCGAATATTTCTCCGCTCACATTCACGCTTTAAAAGAAGCACCCCAAACCGAAGAAAATATTAAAGTTCGGGAAACCATCGCCAAAATATTCCCAGAAGAAGCCGCTCACGTTCGTTGGGGTAACCGTTGGCTGGCGCAATTAGCCGATAAAAGCCCGGAACACCGTCAAAAAGTCGAGCAAGCTAAACTGAAATATAGCGCGATCGAACAAGCCGCTTACGAATCCGGCATGGATATCACTTTGGGTGCCGAACTGCGCCGTCTGGAAAACCTCCTAGAAATCGCCAACACCATGCCTTTATTGCAACGTCCCCAATACTTGATGGAACGCATCCCCCAAACTTTACTCGCACCTGACTTGCAATTTACTAGATTGCAAGTCGCTCAAAAAGCATGGAACCGCGACCCCCAAGCATTTATGAAAAAATTCGTACCCATGTTCCTCAACGGCATTAATAGCGCTTTCGAGCAGCAGAAGAAAGAAGCAGCAGCTAAAAATTAGTGCTTGTTCTTGAAAAGAGCGGGTGAGCGGAAGATGGGGAGCAGGGGAGCAGGGGAGATAAATATAATAAATTTTTATACTTCATCCTTTTTTCTTTCCTCTTCCCCTAATCTCTAGCCCCTAGCCCCTAGTCCCTACAAAACGATAAAGTTGGTTCAGAAACACTAAGAAAGGACAAATAGAAATTTTTATGACCACCTTTCAACCGGATGCGGAAACAGTTGCTACTCAAACTTTATCGACCGATCGGCTAGCAGACGAGCTATTAGAGGAAGTAACGGGAGTCAACTATGTAGAAGTAATTCAAACCGTGATCTCCAGCATGGCACAAGATGATAGTGCAATGGTCAACCATAGCGAAACTGGTGATATCTGGAAGTTTAAATACGGTACCGTGGAAGTGTTCGTTCAACTCACCGGCTCTACTGATGACGACACTTTCACAGTTTGGTCGTCAGTATTAAGGTTACCTGCCAAAAACGAGCCGCAATTGATGCGTAAGCTGTTAGAAATGAACGGAACGGAAACTTTTGAAGCGCGTTTTGCGATTGTCAACGAACAAGTGGTAGTAATATCATCTCGCACGGTGGCAGAACTTTCCCCTGGCGAAGTTTCTCGCGCTATTACGATTGTCGCTACGATCGCAGATAATAATGATGAGCTTTTGCAAAAAGAATTCGGTCAGTAGTCAAATGACCGAAAACAAATAACAAATAACAAATGACAAATGACAAATGGCGTTTGATACCGCTGCTGGAGGCTCCGGGTCATATACAAATGGCGATCGATCTCTGGTTGTTAGAACAACACCGGAATGGGTTGCATCCTCCCACTTTACGATTTTACACTTGGAGTCCGCCAGCAATTTCTCTCGGTTATCATCAGCGTCGATGGCCGGAATTTTGGCAAAATCTTACTTGGCAAGGAAAAGCGATCGAATTGGTGCGCCGTCCTACAGGTGGACGTGCAGTACTGCACCAAGGAGATCTTACTTATGCGGTGATTACTTCCGGACTTACTGGTAGTCGCATCCAGGTATATCAAAAAATTTGTCAGTTTTTAATTGTTGGTTGGCGATCGCTCGGCATAGAGTTACACTACGGTGATGCGGAACGAGGCTACATTCACAACCCCAATTGTTTTGGTACTGCCACCGGCGCTGATTTAGTTACTTCGGAAAATACTAAGCTGATCGGTAGCGCTCAACTTTGTCGCGGTAACGCCATTTTGCAACATGGTTCGATGCGTTTAGATCCAGATGATGCTTTATTTACGCGAGTGTTTAGCACCGCTTCATCATTCAAAGTAGAGCCACCTGTAATTAAATGCAAAGAAACTTCTATAGAAAAAATCGTAGATGCTTTAACTACCTCGTTCGAGCTTTGCTTTGGTACTCAAGCAATCTTGCAGCCTTTATCTGAAACAGAATGGCAGGCTATTCTTGCACAACCGATACTAGAGATTGTTCCACCTCATCGGGTTGTTCTGTCATGCAAACCAGAGATTGTTGTTGATTCACGCAAGCACCCCGATACTTGATCTCGAAATTTGGTTGAGCCGTTGTCGGTTCTTCTATATGAGAAATCTTACAAACTTGACCGCGATATTTTACTGTAATTTCACTATCGCTAACTTTCGGTGCCAAAGTTGTATGGTGGTAATTAACTCCGCGATAAACTAAGTTATCCGCAGAGTTTTCTAACTGAGAAATATCGGTTTCAGTTTTATTTTCTATGCTTTGAGCAATAATTTTGGATTCAGCACTAATTATTAGTGATTTTGACTGCTTGCCACTAAATAATTTAACGATCGGTAGCCACAATTGTTTGCTGCTAAGTAAGGCTAGCATTAGCAGTACTAGTTTCAATTGCCAAGGCGCTAGAATCAAACTCAAAACTAAGCTTACCAGGGAAATGGCGGCAGCAAGATAAGCCATTTCATCAGCCGATGCCTTATATATGTAAACGGCGATCGGAACTACGGCCAGCGGAATGATAAAAAAGAAGGTCATTCCTAGTACCTCTGAAAATAGAAGTAAAAGTGTACCTACTAATATATAATAAATAACTTGAAGTGAAGCAATTTTTCTCCTTTATTTGTCTGAGGTTTCTGACATTAGAAAAAATCAGAAACTTAAGTAAATAAGAGAGTTTTTTCTTTTTTTACGAAGTAAAACTACTGGGACTTAGTTTGAGGCTGGCAAAGAGCGATCGCTTTGAATGAGTTGAGCATCTACAGCCGACTGCGCGATCGCCGGAATAGGTAAGCCAGGAGGATATTTTCCCTCCTCTTTAATCCGCTTAATTTGAGTTTCCGAAATATTTATATTCAGTTTTTCTGCCATTGACCGCACGATATCGCCTCGGTCAATAATACCTGCTACAGCCCCAGCTGGAGACAAGACGGTAATTCTCAGTAAATTCTCAGCTTCTAAGCGTTGGATCGTTTCTACTAATAAAGTTTTTTCCTCTACCGTAGCAATACTTGGCAGCGGTTTAACGATGCTATGAACTGTTTGAATTTCCCACTCGCTTCTTTCGACAGCCCGAAAATCGTCGATCGAAACTAAACCCCGATAACGACCATCAGAAGCAGCAAAATAAACTTGTGGTTTAGTAGGTGCTTGTAATACGTAATCATCTGCAAAATTTCGCAATGTCATATCTGCATCGATCACTCGGAAGTCGTTAGTCATGGCGTCGGATGCTTTTAGTTGCAATAAAGCTTCCTGTACGTTGGTAATTTCATCGTAAGCATTAGCATTTCGCAGCACGAACCAACCCAGCAAAACAATCCACAAACAGCTTAGAGTGTAAATACTGCCGAAAACTCCCAGAATAATCGCCGTCCATCCCAATATTTGTCCGGTACGGGCTGCCCAGTGGATACCTTGAAAGCGATCGCCTTTGATTTTCCAGATGGCTGCTTTTAAAACCTGCCCGCCATCTAAAGGCAGTGCAGGAATTAAGTTAAATAGCGCTAAAACCAAGTTAATATTCGCTAAATCT
This Leptolyngbyaceae cyanobacterium DNA region includes the following protein-coding sequences:
- the glnA gene encoding type I glutamate--ammonia ligase, with protein sequence MFQTPQEVLNYIREQQIKIIDLKFIDTPGIWQHCSFYENQIDESSFVDGVPFDGSSIRGWKAINESDMAMVPDPTTAWIDPFMKEKTLSLICSIKEPRTGEWYSRDPRTIAQKAVDYLISTGLGDVAFVGPEAEFFVFDDVRFDQTENKGYYYVDSVEGRWNSGKEEGPNLAYKPRYKEGYFPVAPTDTLQDMRTEMLLTMAECGVPIEKHHHEVATGGQNELGFRFAPLVKAADYLMTYKYVIKNVAKKYGKTVTFMPKPLFNDNGSGMHTHQSIWKDGQPLFWGEGNYANLSKMALHYIGGLLKHAPALLALTNPTTNSYKRLVPGFEAPVNLAYSQGNRSASIRIPLSGSNPKAKRLEFRCPDATCNPYVAFAAMLCAGIDGIKNEIDPGEPLDVDIYDLSPEELAKVPSTPGSLLDALKALEEDHEFLLAGGVFTEDFINTWIEYKLDNEVNPMRLRPHPYEFALYYDC
- a CDS encoding ferritin-like domain-containing protein, with the translated sequence MTVVYPRKLQNNIGARQIMKQVVREREIHLVTLNRYRYSEQRSCKDLTEIIEVLDGKPPELVRDLSRHVSDEARHAMWLTDLLVDLGAEVGTPPGTSYINEFDRLVDRESYNPQGSLDDNLIGILAAINVTEKRGCEYFSAHIHALKEAPQTEENIKVRETIAKIFPEEAAHVRWGNRWLAQLADKSPEHRQKVEQAKLKYSAIEQAAYESGMDITLGAELRRLENLLEIANTMPLLQRPQYLMERIPQTLLAPDLQFTRLQVAQKAWNRDPQAFMKKFVPMFLNGINSAFEQQKKEAAAKN
- a CDS encoding YbjN domain-containing protein, which codes for MTTFQPDAETVATQTLSTDRLADELLEEVTGVNYVEVIQTVISSMAQDDSAMVNHSETGDIWKFKYGTVEVFVQLTGSTDDDTFTVWSSVLRLPAKNEPQLMRKLLEMNGTETFEARFAIVNEQVVVISSRTVAELSPGEVSRAITIVATIADNNDELLQKEFGQ
- a CDS encoding biotin/lipoate A/B protein ligase family protein — protein: MTNDKWRLIPLLEAPGHIQMAIDLWLLEQHRNGLHPPTLRFYTWSPPAISLGYHQRRWPEFWQNLTWQGKAIELVRRPTGGRAVLHQGDLTYAVITSGLTGSRIQVYQKICQFLIVGWRSLGIELHYGDAERGYIHNPNCFGTATGADLVTSENTKLIGSAQLCRGNAILQHGSMRLDPDDALFTRVFSTASSFKVEPPVIKCKETSIEKIVDALTTSFELCFGTQAILQPLSETEWQAILAQPILEIVPPHRVVLSCKPEIVVDSRKHPDT
- a CDS encoding DUF4278 domain-containing protein is translated as MTFFFIIPLAVVPIAVYIYKASADEMAYLAAAISLVSLVLSLILAPWQLKLVLLMLALLSSKQLWLPIVKLFSGKQSKSLIISAESKIIAQSIENKTETDISQLENSADNLVYRGVNYHHTTLAPKVSDSEITVKYRGQVCKISHIEEPTTAQPNFEIKYRGACVNQQQSLVCMTEQPDEVEQSLVSVVQE
- a CDS encoding site-2 protease family protein — protein: MQAAWRIGSIFGIPLYIDYSWLIVLALFTLVNQQDLQGIYPQWGPLIPWLVGFLMALLLFGSVLLHELGHSLVARSQGIKVNSITLFLFGGIASIDRESQTPGLAFQVAIAGPVVSIALFALLSVVTYFLPASTPAEFLVADLANINLVLALFNLIPALPLDGGQVLKAAIWKIKGDRFQGIHWAARTGQILGWTAIILGVFGSIYTLSCLWIVLLGWFVLRNANAYDEITNVQEALLQLKASDAMTNDFRVIDADMTLRNFADDYVLQAPTKPQVYFAASDGRYRGLVSIDDFRAVERSEWEIQTVHSIVKPLPSIATVEEKTLLVETIQRLEAENLLRITVLSPAGAVAGIIDRGDIVRSMAEKLNINISETQIKRIKEEGKYPPGLPIPAIAQSAVDAQLIQSDRSLPASN